The following coding sequences are from one Microtus pennsylvanicus isolate mMicPen1 chromosome 1, mMicPen1.hap1, whole genome shotgun sequence window:
- the Nudt1 gene encoding oxidized purine nucleoside triphosphate hydrolase isoform X1 has product MALQPQVLGTRPSFVATSSCVESLSLKGNAYKLRVPVGEKGVSRWTLQRCRAQETMATSRLYTLVLVLQPQRVLLGMKKRGFGAGRWNGFGGKVQEGETIEDGAKRELQEESGLTVDALHKVGHISFEFVGSPELMDVHIFSTDHVHGTPTESDEMRPQWFQLDQIPFADMWPDDSYWFPLLLQKKKFCGYFKFQDQDTILDYSLREVNEF; this is encoded by the exons ATGGCGCTTCAGCCACAGGTGCTCGGCACCCGTCCGAGCTTTGTAGCGACAAGCAGCTGTGTGGAATCTCTGAGCCTTAAGGGGAACGCCTACAAGCTTCGGGTACCTGTTGGCGAGAAAGGAGTTAGCAGGTGGACATTACAGAGATGCAG GGCTCAGGAGACCATGGCCACCTCCAGGCTCTACACTCTAGTGCTGGTGCTTCAGCCTCAGCGAGTTCTCCTAGGAATGAAGAAGAGAGGCTTTGGTGCTGGCCGCTGGAATGGCTTTGGAGGCAAAGTCCAGGAAGGAGAGACCATTGAGGACGGGGCTAAGAG GGAGCTGCAGGAAGAGAGTGGCCTGACAGTGGATGCGCTGCACAAGGTGGGCCACATATCATTTGAGTTTGTGGGTTCCCCCGAGCTGATGGACGTGCATATCTTCTCTACTGACCACGTGCACGGGACGCCCACAGAGAGTGACG AAATGCGCCCTCAGTGGTTCCAACTCGACCAGATCCCCTTTGCAGACATGTGGCCCGATGACAGCTATTGGTTCCCACTCCTGCTTCAGAAGAAGAAGTTCTGTGGGTACTTCAAGTTCCAAGATCAGGACACCATCCTCGACTACTCTCTGCGTGAGGTGAATGAATTCTAA
- the Nudt1 gene encoding oxidized purine nucleoside triphosphate hydrolase isoform X2 yields MATSRLYTLVLVLQPQRVLLGMKKRGFGAGRWNGFGGKVQEGETIEDGAKRELQEESGLTVDALHKVGHISFEFVGSPELMDVHIFSTDHVHGTPTESDEMRPQWFQLDQIPFADMWPDDSYWFPLLLQKKKFCGYFKFQDQDTILDYSLREVNEF; encoded by the exons ATGGCCACCTCCAGGCTCTACACTCTAGTGCTGGTGCTTCAGCCTCAGCGAGTTCTCCTAGGAATGAAGAAGAGAGGCTTTGGTGCTGGCCGCTGGAATGGCTTTGGAGGCAAAGTCCAGGAAGGAGAGACCATTGAGGACGGGGCTAAGAG GGAGCTGCAGGAAGAGAGTGGCCTGACAGTGGATGCGCTGCACAAGGTGGGCCACATATCATTTGAGTTTGTGGGTTCCCCCGAGCTGATGGACGTGCATATCTTCTCTACTGACCACGTGCACGGGACGCCCACAGAGAGTGACG AAATGCGCCCTCAGTGGTTCCAACTCGACCAGATCCCCTTTGCAGACATGTGGCCCGATGACAGCTATTGGTTCCCACTCCTGCTTCAGAAGAAGAAGTTCTGTGGGTACTTCAAGTTCCAAGATCAGGACACCATCCTCGACTACTCTCTGCGTGAGGTGAATGAATTCTAA
- the Mrm2 gene encoding rRNA methyltransferase 2, mitochondrial — MNEKHHILRPGLRVLDCGAAPGAWSQVAVQRVNATGADSSSPVGYVLGVDLLHIFPLEGATFLCPADVTDPKTCQRILELLPRRRADVILSDMAPNATGIRDLDHDRLISLCLALVDMAVDILHPGGTLLCKTWAGSKSHLLQKRLTQEFQNTRVVKPEASRKESSEVYLLATQYRGGKGSTEQ; from the exons ATGAATGAGAAGCATCATATCTTGCGACCTGGCCTCCGGGTGCTGGACTGCGGGGCGGCTCCGGGAGCCTGGAGTCAGGTGGCGGTGCAGAGAGTCAATGCCACAGGCGCAG ACTCCAGCTCTCCTGTGGGCTACGTACTCGGGGTTGATCTTCTTCACATATTCCCTCTGGAAGGAGCAACTTTCCTATGCCCTGCTGATGTGACTGACCCCAAAACTTGCCAGAGAATTTTAGAACTGCTTCCCAGAAGGAGAGCAGACGTGATTCTCAGTGACATGGCACCCAACGCCACGGGGATCCGAGACCTCGATCACGACAGGCTCATCAGCTTGTGCCTGGCCCTTGTGGACATGGCTGTGGATATCCTGCATCCCGGGGGAACACTGCTGTGCAAAACCTGGGCCGGAAGTAAAAGTCACCTGCTACAGAAGAGACTGACCCAGGAATTCCAGAATACGAGGGTCGTGAAACCAGAGGCCAGCAGGAAGGAGTCTTCAGAGGTGTATCTCTTAGCCACGCAGTACCGGGGAGGGAAGGGCTCCACGGAGCAGTGA